TTGCCCAGACATGCTAACCTTTTAAACTGATACAAATCCAGCCACTCAGCCTAGGTTTTGAAATGCACCCTGTATAGCCAATATCCTGGAAAACAACAATATTCCCCCAGGGGCAAACATATACCCCAGAGACGCGTGTACAGATCTATGACacaggttggttggtttgtttctgTGCAGAAAAAGTATGATGAATTGTAACAATAACTATTCCTTTGCAATACTCCGTAATAAACTATCTGGAGATTTTCCACCCCAGCCATTGTCCACTGTGGGTTTGCTTTGTCTCCTTTTGTTCTCAGACAGTGGTGATGCCTAGCAAAGGGTTCCTGTCTTGGAGCAAAAACAGTGTGTTAGGCTGGCATCCTAAACTGAATTGCCAGCAGAGTTTTGCtctcagattcatagatatttaggtcagaagggaccattatgatcatctagtctgacctcctgcacaacgcaggccacagactctcacccacccactcctgtaacaaacctctcacctatgtctgtgctattgaagtcctcaaatcgtggtttaaagacttcaaggagcagagaatcctccagcaagtgacccgtgccccatgctacagaggaaggcgaaaaacctccagggcctcttccaacctgccctggaggaaaattccttcctgactccaaatatggcgattagctaaaccctgagcatatgggcaagattcaccagccggatactacagaaaattcttgaTCACTGTGCTTCTTGACTAGCAATTGCCAAGCTTCCCTGGCCAGAAACAACTCCCTCGTGCCCTACATGCATATCATCTGCTACTGCAAGGAGCTGATTGGGGTGCCCATCTCTCCACTGCATAGGGAATTCagagggggagtgtgtgtgtgtgggggggtgctttTGCATGAGCAGATAATGGGATAGTGGCTggagaggagcggggggggggttccttTTTTGGGAGAAGAGCTTTCCATGTTGCCCTGGGCCAGGCCTGCTACTAGCTGTACAGGTGGAGATGGAAGAGCAAGGCACAATGtcaccccagccccctcagccAGTATCTGTCCCAGGGTGGACACAGCCCCACTCCGCCTAGGGCTGCCAGTAGGGACCCCCAAGCACGTCCGCAGCCTCAGTGCTTCTTGTGGTGATCACCTGTCCAGCGAGTGGCTTAGATTGAAACAGGAGCGGGAGGGAGCTCTCCCTGCACCAGCCCACGAGAAGGAGGGGCCAGTGGTTGGGGTGAGTCCGGGACTCTGCCGCAGACTTCTTAtgggaccttgagcaagtcacttagtctctctgtgcctcagtgccccatctgtgaaatggggattaGAGCACCTGTACTGAGGGCAAGTCTATTGAAGACTGCGGTACTCCATGATGGGGGGCCACAGAAGCACCtatggcagggaaagggctgtGCACTTCTGCCCAAATGTGAGGTCAGAGCCATCTGACTGGGGCGGCTCTGGACCCAGTGTGGGGCCTGCCCcaatctgctctgccagctggtgTGGGGCATGGGTGTGTTTAGCCCCATGGCTGAGGAAGGGGAGTCCATTGATGCTGTGTGGTGGGAGGGTTTGTGATAAACAGGAAGAGGCAGGTTGGACATCAGGTactgagagacagagacaccctCGCTCCCTGGGAGGCTGGGGGCATTAGCACCACAGAGCTCTCAACCCAAGCCAGCGGATCCCCTGTTGCTGTCACAAGTAGTGTAAGGACCCCAGGGCCCTGGGTCCCCTGGCACTTGCAGTGTCTCAAGGGCCCTTGTCCATGGGCTCATCTGTGTAGTGTCTCATGCCTGGGATGACAGGAGCTGGTGTTGGAGCCCAGGGGAGAAGGCAATGACTGGGAACCAAGAGCTGGGGCCTAGCAGGATCAAGTGCCAGATGGACTCGCTGGTTCATACCCTTCCCTCCTGGTTGAAAGGAAACCCCCCAAAACTCCTTAAAAACCAAGCGCCCCCTTGAACGTTTGCACAGGTGTTTATTTTGCATTTCTACAGCTCTACACAGGCTGCGGGGGCGTGGGAGGAGAAGCTGGGTtcctgggggagagaggagagcacATCCCTGCACAGGAAACTGCAGAGCAGCTTGAATGCACTGGAAGGGCCACTCTGCACCCATGCAGGCTTGGGACAGGTCCACCCTTTGGGGGCTTTCAGACCTAACCTTCATGGTGATGCATTCTCCTAGCACCCGGAGCCCATGCCCTGCTCTCACACACGCCCAAGATTACACACTAAGCCACAGCAGCTAGAGAGAACTCGCCCTGTAGGGAGCTGAGGGCTGCAGGAGAGATTCCAAGGGGCACATTCCAGGTGTGGGAGGcttttgtggggaggggtgggacaatGCACATTATCCAAGCATCCAAGCCCCTCCATCACCGAGGGCTCTCCTGCCAGGTCCGGGACGAGCAGGAGCAGCCCAATTTACGGGGATAGCAACAGCAAATATACAGCAAGATCAGTTCTAAGGGAGGAGGGCTGGACTGCTAAATAAATAGTGATGGGTGGCTTCCAGCATGAGTCTATTCCTGAGGGAGCAGCGGGGAGGGCTGGTCTTTGTACTTGCGAAGGGTCTTTCCCCTCCACTGAGATTTCCCCTCTCCGTATTTCTCTAGGAAGTGGGAAGCTAGGCTAATAATGAATCTCTCCAGAACGGAATGGGTGGCAGTGGAGAAGGGCAAGTTAAGGATGGCAGGCAGGTGCAGCGTGGGGAGGTGATGCCACCTGGAGAGAGGTGACTGTCATAAATCAAGTGTCATTTTAGGCAACTGTGTTTCCCCCAAATGTGTTGCAGGACCGGTCTGTCTATAGGGAGTGACGGTCAGGGCCTGCCTCTACAGAATAGCACAAGTGTGCATGCAAACTAGGCTGTAGAGACTGGTACCTTTCCTGGGAGATTCTACCCATATTGGTGTCATAGCAGAAGGGATTTTGTATCAAGGGATTCAGCTCTTTGGATGCATTGCATGGAGATTTTTGGCTGTGGATAAAGCTTTGAGTCCCACCCCACCAAACCGCTGACATCTCTACATTAGTCTTCTCTGATCAGGGGCTGCCTCCTCTGACCAAAGACCTGCCGCTTCATATAATCTATGATGTCATTCTTCACCATGGCCAAGTTTGTCCTGGGGCCCCACCTCATCACGGGCCGCCCAGTCGGGCCAACCAAGAACTTCTCGAAGTTCCACTTGATGTCGTGGATCTTCAGGGGCTCCCAGAAGAGCCTTTTGGGGTCACCGAAGCTTTCCACCACGGGAGGACAGGAGTTCTGCAAGGAGAGCAAAGCACAAGCATCAGTGACACTATGTGCTGGGAAAAGCTAATCTGTCCCCACCTAGTGCTCCCCAAACCTTGAAGgttgggctcagggcagggtgtttGCAGGCACGCACCTTCAGGAAGGTGTAGAACTTCTGCTCCTCTTCCCCGTTCACATCCCCTTTTTGAAAAAGCTGGAAATTCGGGACAAAGCCGCCCCCAGGCCGGACGTATCTGAAATCAAAGGGAGAGAAGAGTCAGGTTCTGGTTCAAAGGAGCCTCCGGAGCCCATCTTCACCTAGCATGGAGACAGTGATGAAACTGCTGCTCCTGCCCATACATGCTGCCCGGCCGGCAGAAGCCAGGCCTAACCCACGTTCTAGACACAGCAGCAACCTGGTCAACAGCCAGGCTTGTAAACGGTTTTCTAAATGGTTACTGGTCTACGCGCCCACGCAGGCTGTGTGGGCTGGAACCATTTTTAAATCACTCCTGTGTACTGTCACACTGATGCTGCTTCAATTGCTAGTGTGATGGGGCCTCAACCGCATTTCCCCGACATCACAAGCAGCAGGGAGGAGCCTGGGCCATGGGGGATGCAGCCTGCAGGGTCAGCACGCAgttatcagatttcagagtaacagccgtgttagtctgtattcgcaaaaaggaaaggagtacttgtggcaccttagagactaaccaatttatttgagcataagcttttgtgagcttcatcggatgaagtgagctacagctcacgaaagcttatgctcaaataaattggttagtctctaaggtgccacaagttatCAGATTGCAGCAACTGCATCTAAAGGACGGGACCCAAAACCACCTGCTTAGTGGCTGGGGTCAAGCAGGAATGGTCCTTTTGCATTCCTGCCCCACGCTAACTGCACTGGGCTTGGTTCAGTGCTGATCTACACACCTGCACCCCTGTCAGATACTGTGCGGAACGGCTGGCTGTAATTACCCTGGGGCTTTGCGGGGGTTCAGACACGCAATAGGGAGTCAGTCCCATTGTTGTTACTGATCTCCGGTGTATCCGCTTGACTATGCACTGCCTGTTTCCCCCCTcttccagcccaggtgggagcaAGGGCAGccaccctgcccccgcccccgcaagGGATCTCAGGCCCCTGCGTCACTCAGCCGTCTACTCACTTCAGCGCGGGGAGGATTTCGGAGTTCTCGCCAGGTTCTTGTTTGCCAAATTGGTTGCTGGGGAAGCCCAGGATGATGAGTCCATGCGGCGCCAGCTCATTCTGTAGTGCATTCAATTCTGCGCACAGGAAAACCCAACCAGAGACAGGTTATCGCAGCAATAGACGGGAGCTGCTCCCCCGGTGTCTGGCCGCAGGCGGTGTCGCCAAGCAGCCGGCTGGCCTTGGAGACGGCACCCCTTTGGGAATCCGAAGCACAGGGGAGGCAGAAGAGGGCTCCAGTTCTGTGCTTCTCCCAGGACTCTGAGGCCAGGATCACTCTGCGTCGGTCAGGCCTCAGGGGCAGAAGTCCTGGCATTCTCCGTCAGCAGTGGCGAGCTCTACGCCCGCGCgtcagcctcccctcagtcctCCTAACAGCAGCATGGGTCTCCTGGGACT
This window of the Eretmochelys imbricata isolate rEreImb1 chromosome 8, rEreImb1.hap1, whole genome shotgun sequence genome carries:
- the GPX3 gene encoding glutathione peroxidase 3 gives rise to the protein MAGRLRGSWIFPLFLAGLIQPNQGEEKQKVDCYNSVEGTIYKYGALTIDGEEYIPFGKYKGKMILFVNVATYUGLTMQYLELNALQNELAPHGLIILGFPSNQFGKQEPGENSEILPALKYVRPGGGFVPNFQLFQKGDVNGEEEQKFYTFLKNSCPPVVESFGDPKRLFWEPLKIHDIKWNFEKFLVGPTGRPVMRWGPRTNLAMVKNDIIDYMKRQVFGQRRQPLIRED